The Aureispira anguillae genome contains a region encoding:
- a CDS encoding sensor histidine kinase: MCISLGKQWIMCCNLFILLMLTGLYLQAQHPYAWNLTVEDGLPSLEVYDLYQDSKGYMWMGTDKGLCKYNGRKFFYYHNEKELGEAVSALQEDNEGRIWLRNFKNQIFYVEEDSMHYFEPMEASGITRVEHLVVSNTTLYVAGNSKKGSGIFKYDLKNQIWDTYFVPFSSEEGEYLKKQIYDMGLFKEEGLVVSATSGIFALKEDSLHLLPCDNLEKNLLVSIQQTRYRASLVLTMLLEYEGALCLSQYPPFLYNRRGYSFFRYNKNEESPFFERLIKVEKIARQEFIYCRELADGSLWQLTSNHGAFKIIDSASIGEIEGSMRLFPNEGVSDFLVDHEGNYWVSSLSNGVYILPQWLLNVYPIEALKETEITYLEKGPQDNLLVGTSNGVFWIYNSPSNQWTSYLGDSLGETIKCVKYFENKLLIVSSLRVLEVDLETKAINVIQNVGCSTWQNVNFYKDSTFVYSGGKEGVSMVNFRDRCRAVIGKHFPAMREIEWLHQGKRRHSRRIARKRSNWILVDEEQDRFLAAWVDTLMCYPEQGGGFPILSNDKQAIQATYLSRSKEGVIWGCTINKGVYGLDKDLKVIHHFTTKDGLISNKVKRAKAAGDILWLLTASGLQSFNIKTKENHIYTLEDGLPTLEIKDLEIVNDKVWLNTSKGLVSLDTQLPSENTTPPLVYIKRIAIHEVDTTLHPSYELDYTQNNLVIYVEGVAYRSRGKFKYQYRMLGVDSSWITQSSAVDLMRFPQLEPKNYTFEVKVLNEDGVVSKEVARVEFVIAPPYWQTWWFQGALYLLGTLMIVGVVLFRVRQKQKEERQQNLVNVLKMEALQSQMNPHFIFNVLTAVQNLWLQKKNELAMELQSNFAKLLRKIFQYSSKKAIPIEQVEEFLNNYLSLEQIRFENQIDISFEVEEELLDGDYAIPPLLIQPIIENSFKHGLFHKTTNRQLSIVLKEEGRYLYVSVEDNGVGRQAKKKQEPARSSGLTTTQERLKILQESIMNQSHPHNNIKITDLKDKAGKALGTKVELWIPFVDL, encoded by the coding sequence ATGTGTATAAGTTTGGGCAAGCAATGGATAATGTGCTGTAACTTATTTATTTTATTAATGTTGACTGGTCTGTATCTACAGGCTCAACACCCCTATGCTTGGAACTTAACAGTCGAGGATGGATTACCGAGTTTAGAGGTCTATGATTTGTATCAGGATAGCAAGGGGTATATGTGGATGGGAACCGATAAGGGGCTGTGTAAATACAATGGTAGGAAATTCTTTTATTATCACAATGAAAAGGAGTTAGGGGAGGCAGTATCTGCACTGCAAGAAGATAATGAAGGTCGAATTTGGTTGCGAAATTTTAAGAATCAAATCTTTTATGTGGAGGAGGATAGTATGCATTATTTTGAGCCAATGGAGGCATCAGGAATAACTAGAGTAGAGCATTTGGTTGTAAGCAATACCACTTTATATGTAGCAGGTAATTCTAAAAAAGGCAGTGGTATTTTTAAATATGATCTGAAAAATCAAATTTGGGATACTTATTTTGTTCCATTTTCTAGTGAGGAGGGAGAGTATCTTAAAAAACAGATTTATGATATGGGGCTGTTTAAGGAGGAAGGTTTGGTAGTATCTGCAACTTCAGGAATATTTGCCTTAAAAGAAGATAGCCTCCATTTATTGCCTTGTGATAATTTAGAAAAAAACTTATTGGTCTCAATTCAACAGACCCGTTATAGAGCATCTTTAGTTCTGACGATGTTGTTAGAGTATGAAGGGGCTTTATGTCTTTCTCAATACCCTCCTTTTTTATACAATAGGCGTGGTTATTCATTCTTTAGGTATAATAAAAATGAAGAGTCGCCCTTTTTTGAACGATTAATAAAGGTAGAAAAAATAGCAAGACAAGAATTTATTTATTGCCGAGAGTTAGCAGATGGTAGCCTTTGGCAGTTGACTTCTAATCATGGGGCTTTTAAAATTATTGACTCAGCGTCTATAGGAGAGATAGAGGGGAGCATGAGGCTGTTTCCCAATGAGGGAGTCTCAGACTTTTTAGTCGATCATGAGGGGAATTATTGGGTAAGCAGTTTGAGTAATGGGGTATATATCCTACCTCAATGGTTGTTAAATGTTTACCCTATAGAAGCATTAAAAGAAACAGAGATTACCTATCTAGAGAAAGGACCTCAGGATAATTTATTAGTGGGAACTTCTAATGGTGTGTTTTGGATCTACAATAGTCCTTCCAATCAATGGACTTCTTATTTGGGCGATTCTTTGGGGGAGACAATTAAGTGTGTCAAATATTTTGAAAATAAGCTATTGATTGTCTCTTCGTTACGAGTACTAGAGGTTGATTTAGAAACAAAAGCAATAAATGTAATACAGAATGTTGGGTGTAGTACTTGGCAAAATGTGAATTTTTATAAAGATTCTACCTTTGTTTATTCAGGAGGAAAGGAAGGTGTTTCGATGGTTAATTTTAGAGATAGATGTCGTGCTGTGATTGGAAAGCACTTTCCTGCTATGCGGGAAATAGAATGGTTACATCAAGGAAAGCGAAGGCATTCCAGAAGAATAGCAAGAAAGCGAAGCAATTGGATTCTGGTAGATGAAGAGCAGGATCGTTTTTTAGCTGCATGGGTCGATACCTTGATGTGTTACCCCGAACAAGGGGGAGGATTTCCTATCTTAAGTAACGATAAACAAGCGATTCAAGCGACCTATCTAAGTCGATCTAAGGAAGGCGTTATTTGGGGGTGTACAATCAATAAAGGTGTTTATGGTTTGGACAAAGATTTGAAAGTTATCCATCATTTTACAACTAAAGATGGCTTAATCAGTAATAAAGTAAAACGAGCAAAAGCTGCTGGAGACATTTTATGGTTGTTAACAGCAAGCGGGCTTCAATCTTTTAATATAAAAACAAAAGAAAACCATATTTACACCTTAGAAGACGGCTTGCCAACATTAGAGATAAAGGATTTAGAAATCGTGAATGATAAGGTTTGGTTAAATACTTCAAAGGGCTTGGTTTCACTTGATACTCAATTGCCAAGTGAGAATACAACTCCACCCTTGGTTTATATCAAGCGAATAGCCATTCACGAGGTAGATACGACCCTACATCCTTCTTATGAGCTGGATTATACCCAAAATAATTTAGTTATTTATGTAGAGGGAGTAGCTTATCGAAGCCGAGGCAAATTTAAGTATCAATACAGAATGCTTGGAGTGGACAGTAGTTGGATAACACAATCCAGCGCAGTTGATCTGATGCGTTTTCCTCAGTTGGAGCCCAAAAACTATACGTTTGAAGTAAAGGTGTTAAATGAAGATGGTGTGGTAAGCAAGGAGGTGGCGAGGGTTGAATTTGTAATTGCTCCTCCTTATTGGCAAACGTGGTGGTTTCAGGGGGCGCTCTATTTGTTGGGGACATTGATGATTGTTGGCGTAGTACTATTTAGGGTTCGCCAAAAACAGAAAGAAGAAAGGCAACAAAACTTGGTCAATGTCTTAAAAATGGAGGCGTTACAATCCCAAATGAACCCCCATTTTATCTTTAATGTATTAACCGCTGTGCAAAATTTGTGGCTGCAAAAAAAGAACGAACTAGCCATGGAGCTACAATCTAACTTTGCCAAATTGTTGCGCAAAATCTTTCAGTATTCTAGCAAAAAGGCGATCCCTATTGAACAGGTAGAAGAATTTCTGAATAATTATTTGAGTTTAGAACAGATTCGTTTTGAAAATCAGATTGACATTAGTTTTGAAGTAGAGGAAGAATTATTGGATGGGGATTATGCGATTCCTCCCTTGTTAATCCAACCAATTATAGAAAATAGCTTTAAACATGGCTTATTTCATAAAACAACCAATCGTCAGTTAAGTATTGTACTCAAGGAAGAAGGTCGCTATCTTTATGTCAGTGTAGAAGACAATGGAGTAGGGCGACAGGCAAAAAAGAAGCAAGAGCCAGCTCGTTCATCGGGGTTGACCACAACTCAGGAGCGCTTAAAAATCTTGCAAGAAAGCATAATGAATCAGTCGCACCCCCACAACAATATAAAAATAACCGATTTAAAAGATAAAGCAGGCAAAGCCTTAGGAACAAAAGTGGAACTTTGGATTCCTTTTGTTGACCTATAA
- a CDS encoding 2,3,4,5-tetrahydropyridine-2,6-dicarboxylate N-succinyltransferase: MENTLIKSIENAWENRELLKEASTQAQIREVINLLDSGELRVAEPTEEGWKVNEWVKKAVVMYFPIQKMETIELPPFEFHDKIPLKKNYAELGVRVVPHAIARHGAFVAPGVIMMPSYVNIGAYVDSGTMVDTWATVGSCAQIGKNVHLSGGVGIGGVLEPLQAAPVIIEDNCFIGSRCIVVEGVRIEKEAVLGANVTITQSTKIIDVSGPEPITYKGRVPARSVVIPGSYTKKFPAGEYQVSCALIIGQRKESTNKKTSLNDALRDFNVAV; encoded by the coding sequence ATGGAGAACACACTAATTAAATCAATTGAAAACGCTTGGGAAAATAGAGAATTATTAAAAGAGGCTTCTACTCAAGCACAAATTCGAGAAGTTATTAATTTATTGGACAGTGGCGAATTGCGAGTAGCTGAACCTACTGAAGAAGGATGGAAAGTGAATGAATGGGTGAAGAAAGCAGTTGTTATGTACTTTCCTATTCAAAAAATGGAAACGATAGAATTGCCTCCCTTTGAATTTCACGACAAAATTCCACTAAAAAAGAACTATGCTGAATTGGGGGTACGTGTTGTTCCTCATGCCATTGCTCGCCATGGTGCTTTTGTTGCGCCAGGTGTAATTATGATGCCGAGTTATGTCAATATTGGTGCTTATGTTGATTCTGGAACAATGGTAGACACTTGGGCTACGGTTGGTTCTTGTGCTCAAATTGGCAAAAATGTGCATTTGAGTGGTGGAGTTGGTATTGGTGGTGTTTTGGAGCCTTTGCAAGCTGCACCTGTAATTATTGAGGACAATTGTTTTATTGGCTCTCGTTGTATTGTTGTAGAGGGAGTAAGAATAGAAAAAGAAGCAGTGTTGGGGGCTAATGTAACGATTACCCAATCTACTAAAATTATTGATGTGTCAGGTCCAGAACCAATTACATACAAAGGGCGTGTACCTGCTCGTTCTGTTGTTATTCCTGGAAGTTATACCAAAAAGTTTCCAGCAGGGGAATACCAAGTATCTTGTGCGTTAATTATTGGGCAACGAAAAGAAAGCACCAATAAAAAAACGTCTTTAAATGATGCTTTGCGTGATTTTAATGTTGCGGTATAG
- a CDS encoding UDP-2,3-diacylglucosamine diphosphatase: MKKIYFASDFHLGAPTFEASQKRELKILRWLRSIEHNAEAIFLVGDIFDFWFEYKTVVPKGAIRLLGKLAELSDRGIEIHFFVGNHDIWMFDYFPKELGIQVHHQPLQIELKGKQFFIAHGDGLGPNDYGYKRLKKIFTNRLCQWLFRWFHPDLGIRLANYSSSSSRSAQKEPEYFLGLDKEWLLLYANYKLKQLPQTDFFIFGHRHLPLDILLDNQQSRYLNLGEWFGYCTYVEFDGQNLELKAFENLSFDLATAKH; this comes from the coding sequence ATGAAAAAAATTTACTTCGCCTCTGATTTTCATTTAGGGGCACCAACTTTTGAAGCAAGCCAAAAAAGAGAGCTTAAAATTTTGCGCTGGTTAAGGTCTATAGAACACAATGCAGAAGCTATTTTTTTGGTCGGTGATATTTTTGATTTTTGGTTTGAATACAAAACCGTTGTCCCCAAAGGGGCCATTCGTTTGTTGGGTAAATTAGCCGAACTAAGCGACCGAGGTATAGAGATTCATTTTTTTGTTGGCAATCACGACATCTGGATGTTTGATTATTTTCCCAAAGAATTGGGCATCCAAGTACACCATCAGCCCCTACAAATAGAGCTCAAAGGAAAACAGTTTTTTATAGCACATGGAGATGGTTTAGGTCCTAATGACTATGGATACAAACGGCTGAAAAAAATATTTACGAATCGACTCTGCCAATGGTTATTTAGATGGTTTCATCCCGATCTAGGAATTCGCTTGGCAAATTACTCTTCTTCTAGTAGTCGATCTGCTCAAAAAGAACCAGAATATTTTTTAGGCTTGGATAAGGAATGGTTGTTGTTATATGCTAACTATAAATTAAAACAGTTGCCCCAAACAGATTTTTTTATTTTTGGTCATCGCCATCTCCCCTTAGATATTCTTTTGGACAATCAACAAAGTCGCTATCTAAATTTAGGAGAATGGTTTGGTTACTGTACTTATGTAGAGTTTGATGGGCAAAATTTAGAATTAAAGGCATTTGAGAATTTATCATTTGATCTCGCAACCGCTAAGCATTAA
- a CDS encoding CHAT domain-containing protein: MKTPYQILIVGIAFFLLQANLMGQSDAAQKVQRLDELYERNYKKGDIVAAEFNLLEGLEIRKKELGNNHPITLDALATLAGFYQKTGQLEDAERIYNRLLSLAKQVYREQDKDLVGIIYNTAVVYNDLGEYERALDLYTYLEELCLEHFGKEHAAYAYALEGLATTYYNLERYGEAESCYKEVLTIQEKLSGTSNAKFAFTLSNLASVYQAKNKNKEAIKLIKQALFIQKKTLDKEDKEYANSLNTLAVLYTKLERYDDAEAAIKEGLTIMSKKIGNEHPWYLIAQSTLVSLWIRKGAYEQAEQLCLDLNQKQAKLLGKKHPFYINTLGLTAKIYRDKQQLDLALKYIMQALNATFSDYQQKLQYSERFIRQIPTIKYDYQLKINHIYEILSSILYAYYKSTEDKKWLEQRHEVIKQVIVLNERFRNEFTFETDKYTVLNTVATFIKLGMESCLELMELGGGNEYKEAAFWFAEQNKSMLLLDALRSKQKHHFGGLPDSLVQQERSLQKQKSILQKELLEATSPTNSATVRANLNQLNNQINQFKRTLKKAYPKYFQTKYGQALVSNTTKEIQAMLEPQTTLLAYFVADSITYLFTLTSDQLNVIPLAVAKEKLKENVAVLHKALSDYHFILSDSLTAWKSYTTMASWFYQEMVEPGIRGLEGIQQLIVIPDYELGHLPFEVFLKEPPTQKGYKNLSYLLKDYRISYNYSATLWKENKSNLNWVSNGEVLACASSYGKEEEAKLFEKRGRRLGQLRKTLKPLPAVQKEVKGIAATCSGDFLEGIEANEAFFKKNASNYGIIHLAMHGILNQDAPILSSLAFSENLATEEDNFLHAYEISQLDLNAQLVVLSACETGVGKFEQGEGVLSLARSFMYAGVPSLVVSLWQVHDFSTALLMQDFYANLMTEMNKAEALRQAKMTYMDHAKGITAHPAFWSAFIPIGDSSPIVQESPRLKLWWGILVLVLIVFFWKKYSSDS; this comes from the coding sequence ATGAAAACTCCTTATCAAATATTGATTGTTGGAATTGCATTTTTTTTGTTGCAAGCGAATTTAATGGGGCAATCTGATGCTGCCCAAAAGGTGCAGCGGTTGGATGAGTTGTACGAACGCAATTACAAAAAAGGAGATATTGTTGCAGCAGAATTTAATTTGTTGGAGGGGCTCGAAATACGAAAAAAAGAATTAGGGAATAATCACCCAATTACCTTAGATGCACTTGCTACTTTAGCTGGATTTTATCAGAAAACAGGACAATTAGAAGATGCTGAGCGGATTTACAATCGTTTATTGTCGCTTGCTAAACAGGTCTATAGGGAGCAAGACAAGGATTTGGTTGGGATTATTTATAATACTGCTGTTGTGTACAATGATTTGGGGGAGTATGAGCGTGCACTGGATTTATATACTTATTTGGAAGAGCTTTGTTTGGAGCATTTTGGGAAAGAACACGCTGCTTACGCCTATGCGCTAGAAGGGCTTGCTACGACCTACTATAATTTGGAACGTTATGGAGAGGCAGAGTCTTGTTACAAGGAGGTCTTAACGATTCAAGAAAAATTATCGGGTACTAGCAATGCAAAGTTTGCTTTTACCTTGAGCAATCTGGCTTCTGTTTATCAGGCAAAAAATAAAAACAAAGAGGCTATTAAATTGATTAAACAAGCCTTGTTTATTCAAAAAAAAACACTGGACAAAGAGGATAAAGAATATGCCAATTCACTCAATACGCTTGCTGTTTTATATACCAAATTGGAGCGTTATGATGATGCTGAAGCTGCTATAAAGGAGGGCTTGACCATTATGTCTAAAAAAATAGGCAATGAGCATCCTTGGTATCTAATTGCTCAATCTACTTTGGTTTCTTTGTGGATTCGAAAAGGAGCTTATGAGCAAGCAGAGCAGCTTTGTCTAGACTTAAACCAGAAACAGGCTAAGTTATTGGGCAAAAAACATCCTTTTTATATCAATACACTAGGCTTAACAGCAAAAATTTATCGAGATAAGCAACAATTGGACTTAGCCTTGAAGTATATTATGCAAGCCTTAAATGCGACGTTTTCGGATTATCAACAAAAACTTCAGTACTCCGAGCGTTTTATTCGTCAAATACCAACGATAAAGTACGATTACCAACTAAAGATTAATCATATCTACGAAATACTATCAAGTATTTTATATGCATATTACAAATCTACAGAAGATAAAAAATGGTTGGAGCAGCGGCATGAAGTCATTAAGCAAGTGATTGTATTGAATGAGCGATTTCGAAATGAATTTACCTTTGAAACGGACAAATATACCGTGCTTAATACCGTAGCAACCTTTATTAAGCTCGGAATGGAAAGTTGTTTGGAATTGATGGAGCTCGGAGGGGGCAATGAATACAAGGAAGCTGCTTTTTGGTTTGCAGAACAAAATAAGTCAATGCTTTTGTTGGATGCCTTAAGATCTAAACAGAAGCACCATTTTGGCGGTTTACCAGATAGTTTAGTGCAACAAGAACGAAGTTTACAAAAGCAAAAATCTATTCTTCAAAAAGAGCTATTAGAGGCTACTTCACCCACCAACTCTGCAACGGTTAGAGCTAATTTAAATCAGTTAAACAATCAAATTAACCAATTTAAACGCACCCTAAAAAAAGCGTATCCAAAGTATTTTCAAACAAAGTATGGACAGGCGCTGGTCTCTAATACAACAAAAGAAATCCAAGCAATGCTTGAACCTCAAACCACTCTTTTGGCTTATTTTGTTGCAGATTCAATAACCTATTTATTTACACTCACTTCGGATCAATTAAACGTTATTCCATTAGCCGTTGCAAAAGAAAAATTGAAGGAAAATGTTGCCGTTCTTCATAAAGCATTAAGTGACTATCATTTTATATTGAGCGACAGTTTGACGGCTTGGAAGTCATACACAACAATGGCCAGTTGGTTTTATCAAGAAATGGTTGAACCTGGGATTAGAGGGCTTGAAGGTATTCAACAATTAATTGTTATTCCTGATTATGAACTAGGACATTTGCCATTTGAAGTGTTCTTAAAAGAGCCCCCAACCCAAAAAGGATATAAGAACTTGTCTTATTTGCTAAAGGACTATCGGATTAGTTATAATTACTCTGCTACCTTGTGGAAAGAGAATAAAAGCAACCTAAATTGGGTCTCTAATGGTGAAGTATTGGCTTGTGCATCTAGTTATGGGAAAGAAGAAGAAGCTAAGCTATTCGAAAAAAGAGGGCGCAGGTTGGGGCAATTAAGAAAAACATTAAAACCTTTACCTGCTGTGCAGAAAGAAGTGAAAGGAATTGCAGCAACTTGTTCAGGAGATTTTTTGGAAGGAATCGAGGCGAATGAAGCCTTTTTTAAAAAGAATGCTTCTAATTATGGAATCATTCATCTAGCGATGCACGGCATTTTAAATCAAGACGCACCCATTTTGTCAAGCCTTGCCTTTAGTGAAAACTTAGCCACTGAAGAAGATAATTTTTTGCATGCTTACGAAATTTCACAGTTAGACTTAAATGCTCAACTGGTTGTTTTGTCTGCTTGTGAGACAGGAGTAGGGAAATTTGAGCAGGGAGAGGGCGTGTTATCCTTAGCTCGTTCTTTTATGTATGCAGGGGTACCATCCCTTGTTGTTTCGTTGTGGCAAGTACATGATTTTTCAACAGCCCTATTGATGCAGGATTTTTATGCCAATTTAATGACTGAAATGAATAAAGCAGAAGCTTTGCGCCAAGCCAAGATGACTTATATGGATCATGCTAAAGGCATAACTGCACATCCAGCATTTTGGTCTGCTTTTATACCCATAGGGGACTCTAGTCCTATTGTTCAAGAGTCGCCAAGATTAAAACTTTGGTGGGGGATATTGGTTTTGGTACTAATTGTCTTTTTCTGGAAAAAATATAGCAGCGACTCGTAA